Below is a genomic region from Methanofollis sp..
TGCTGCCTGTCGGCGAGGTACTTCACGAGGGGCAGGACGTCGGCCGGGCAGGTGACCCGCGTCTCCGCCGGGAGGAAGCGGCGCCGGGCAAGTTCGAAGGCGGCGGTGATCTGGCAGGCTCTGGCCTCGCCGACGCCCGGCACCCTGACAAGGGCGCTGTACGCCGGGACACACGAGTCCGCGATCACCCCCTCGATCTCACGGGCGACCTCCAGCACGTCTCGCCCGGCCACGCCGCTCCCGATGATCGCGGCGATGAGTTCGCGGTCGGTGAGGGCCGTCGCACCCTTCGCCGCGATCTTCTCCCGTGGCCGCTCGCGGGCGGGCA
It encodes:
- the radC gene encoding DNA repair protein RadC, which gives rise to MKQMREVPARERPREKIAAKGATALTDRELIAAIIGSGVAGRDVLEVAREIEGVIADSCVPAYSALVRVPGVGEARACQITAAFELARRRFLPAETRVTCPADVLPLVKYLADRQQEYFICISLNGAGEVVGNREVTKGLINYSPVHPREVFADVITDRATSVVFVHNHPSGSLQPSREDIAMTKQLTAAADILGIRVLDHLIVTKKGHLSMREAGLL